A genomic window from Flavobacterium johnsoniae includes:
- a CDS encoding carboxypeptidase-like regulatory domain-containing protein, with protein MNKILFVFALFFTSVCFSQSVRFDGLIQDEKKNPLEMANIMAINNGTKAMDSYGITNDKGKFQLTLKPNTAYTIKVSYLGMKSKEIPVATKSENMTQNIVLDGAGIELEGVEIVREMPVSIKGDTIVYNADSFKTGTERKLEDVLKKLPGVEVNADGEIEVEGKKVSKLMVEGKDFFDGDTKLGVKNIPADAIDKVQVLRNYNEVSQLKGLENDQDNVAMNIKLKEGKKNFWFGDVTAGIGVAELDSRYIINPKLFYYSPKYSINLITNFNNIGELPLTAQDYFKFTGGFKNMMKKGGSNFNVSSNDLGISLLRNNRAKEIETKFGATNFAYSVNKAWNLSGFGILSTSKTELETKSQTTILDSGNKDNRNENTSQKNNLGLFKLSSTYKPSDKFQFDYDILTKLTKQEEYSDLFREQIVKNVATSEDIFTTKKQDPTSVNQNLSLYYTQSAKNIFAFEAQHLYQDENPFYNANLQTAPFDEDVLTGFTPNQNRNDYNQNRFVKTNKLDAKLDYYYMVTPKSNFNITLGNTYSYQNFNSHIFQMLDNGDRNDLNDPQNNNDVDYRFNDAFVGFHYKILTGKFTLTPGVSLHTYQMTNGQLGTDYSQSFTKVLPDFFALYQIKKSETLTYNFSLTNDFTDINQLAAGYVLSNYSSLFRGDRYLENATSQVHSLRYFKYNMFNFENIFANATYTRKVDAIKTKADFDGINQSSVPYNSNLADETFSGMGAYGRSFLKNYKASVNASLNWSKFNNIQDSEQRTTESFVQSYTVRASTNYKKLPNIEFGYNLLINKYSGSTFYTDKPFAKLDYYFLDSFSFVSEYEFYHYYNGDKSVDNEYDFLSASLIYQKKNSKWEYKVSATNLLNTRYLNDDNFTQFSTRVSQYTVQPRYIIFSMKYNL; from the coding sequence ATGAATAAAATACTTTTTGTTTTTGCCTTATTTTTTACTTCTGTATGCTTTTCGCAAAGTGTTCGTTTTGATGGTTTAATTCAAGATGAAAAGAAAAATCCGCTGGAAATGGCCAATATTATGGCAATTAACAATGGCACGAAAGCAATGGATTCGTACGGAATTACCAATGATAAAGGAAAATTTCAGCTTACTTTAAAACCAAATACTGCTTACACAATTAAAGTAAGTTATCTCGGAATGAAATCTAAAGAGATTCCAGTTGCGACAAAATCTGAAAATATGACTCAAAATATTGTTTTGGATGGCGCTGGAATTGAATTAGAAGGCGTTGAAATTGTTCGTGAAATGCCAGTTTCTATAAAAGGAGATACAATAGTTTACAATGCAGATTCTTTTAAAACTGGAACAGAAAGAAAGCTAGAAGATGTTCTTAAAAAACTTCCAGGTGTTGAGGTAAATGCTGATGGAGAAATTGAGGTTGAAGGAAAAAAAGTGAGCAAATTAATGGTAGAAGGCAAAGATTTTTTTGATGGAGATACCAAACTAGGCGTTAAAAATATTCCGGCAGATGCTATTGATAAAGTTCAGGTTTTAAGAAATTATAACGAAGTAAGCCAATTAAAAGGCCTTGAAAATGATCAGGATAATGTGGCAATGAATATTAAACTGAAAGAAGGCAAAAAGAACTTTTGGTTTGGAGATGTTACTGCAGGAATTGGAGTTGCAGAATTAGACAGCCGATATATCATTAACCCAAAACTGTTTTATTACAGTCCGAAATACAGCATTAATTTAATTACCAATTTTAATAATATTGGAGAATTGCCATTGACTGCGCAAGATTATTTTAAGTTTACAGGCGGATTTAAAAACATGATGAAAAAAGGTGGAAGCAATTTTAATGTTTCTTCTAATGACTTAGGAATTTCACTTTTAAGAAATAATAGAGCAAAAGAAATTGAAACCAAATTTGGCGCAACAAACTTTGCTTATTCTGTAAATAAAGCTTGGAATTTGAGCGGTTTCGGAATTCTTTCAACATCAAAAACAGAATTAGAAACCAAATCGCAGACTACGATTTTGGATTCTGGAAATAAGGATAATCGTAACGAAAATACGAGCCAGAAAAATAATTTGGGACTTTTTAAATTAAGTTCAACTTATAAACCAAGTGATAAGTTTCAGTTTGATTATGATATCTTAACCAAATTGACCAAACAAGAAGAATATTCTGATTTGTTTAGAGAACAGATTGTGAAGAATGTTGCGACTTCAGAAGATATTTTTACAACAAAAAAGCAAGATCCAACTTCTGTTAATCAGAATTTGAGTTTGTATTATACGCAAAGCGCTAAAAATATTTTTGCATTTGAAGCGCAGCATTTGTATCAGGACGAAAATCCATTTTATAATGCCAATTTACAAACAGCTCCTTTTGATGAGGATGTTTTAACTGGGTTTACTCCAAATCAAAATAGAAATGATTACAATCAGAATCGTTTTGTGAAAACGAATAAGTTGGATGCAAAATTGGATTACTATTATATGGTAACTCCAAAAAGTAATTTCAATATTACATTAGGAAATACATATTCGTATCAGAATTTCAATTCTCATATTTTTCAGATGTTAGATAATGGAGATAGAAATGATTTGAATGATCCTCAAAACAATAATGACGTAGATTACAGATTTAATGATGCTTTCGTCGGTTTTCATTATAAAATTCTAACAGGAAAATTTACCCTGACGCCTGGAGTAAGCTTGCATACTTATCAAATGACAAACGGACAATTGGGAACCGATTATTCTCAAAGTTTCACTAAAGTTTTGCCAGATTTCTTCGCTTTGTATCAAATCAAAAAATCAGAGACTTTGACTTATAATTTCTCTTTAACAAATGATTTTACCGATATTAATCAGTTGGCAGCAGGTTATGTTTTGTCTAATTACAGTAGTTTGTTTCGCGGAGATCGTTATTTAGAAAATGCAACTTCTCAGGTTCATTCGCTTCGTTATTTCAAGTATAATATGTTCAATTTTGAGAACATTTTTGCCAATGCAACTTATACCAGAAAAGTGGATGCAATTAAAACAAAAGCAGATTTTGATGGAATTAACCAGTCTTCAGTTCCTTATAATTCAAATTTAGCAGATGAAACTTTTTCTGGAATGGGAGCTTACGGGCGTTCATTTTTAAAAAACTATAAAGCTTCTGTAAACGCAAGTTTGAACTGGTCAAAATTCAATAACATTCAAGATAGCGAACAAAGAACAACAGAAAGTTTTGTGCAGAGTTACACAGTTAGAGCTTCAACAAATTACAAAAAACTTCCAAATATTGAATTTGGATACAATCTTTTGATTAATAAATACAGCGGATCTACTTTTTATACTGATAAGCCATTTGCCAAATTAGATTATTATTTCTTAGACAGTTTTTCTTTTGTTTCAGAATATGAATTCTATCATTATTATAATGGAGATAAATCGGTAGATAATGAATACGATTTTTTAAGCGCCAGTTTAATTTATCAAAAGAAAAACAGCAAATGGGAATATAAAGTCTCGGCAACCAATTTGTTAAATACAAGATATCTGAACGATGATAACTTTACGCAATTCTCTACAAGAGTTTCGCAATATACGGTTCAGCCACGCTACATTATCTTTTCGATGAAATACAATTTATAA
- a CDS encoding deoxynucleoside kinase, with amino-acid sequence MHIAIAGNIGAGKTTLTKLLAKHFKWEPHYEDVVDNPYLDDFYHQMERWSFNLQIYFLNSRFRQVQQIRESGKKIIQDRTIYEDAHIFAPNLYAMGLMTSRDFENYTSLFELMESLVKAPDLLIYLRSSIPNLVGQIHKRGREYENSISIDYLSRLNERYEAWIQTYAKGKLLIIDVDNINFVDNPEDLGDIINRIDAELNGLF; translated from the coding sequence ATGCACATAGCAATAGCAGGAAACATAGGCGCAGGAAAGACCACTCTAACCAAATTATTAGCAAAACATTTCAAATGGGAACCTCATTATGAAGATGTAGTTGATAATCCGTATTTGGATGATTTTTACCATCAAATGGAGCGTTGGTCGTTTAATCTTCAGATTTATTTCCTAAACAGCCGTTTTCGTCAAGTGCAGCAAATTCGCGAAAGCGGAAAAAAAATCATTCAAGACAGAACGATTTATGAAGATGCGCATATTTTCGCTCCCAACTTATATGCAATGGGATTAATGACAAGTCGTGATTTTGAAAATTATACGTCTTTGTTCGAATTAATGGAATCGTTGGTAAAAGCTCCAGATTTATTGATTTATTTAAGAAGTTCTATTCCAAATTTAGTTGGACAGATTCACAAACGCGGACGCGAATATGAAAACTCTATTTCTATCGATTATTTAAGCCGTTTGAATGAAAGATACGAAGCTTGGATTCAGACTTATGCAAAAGGAAAACTCCTAATTATTGATGTGGATAATATTAATTTTGTTGATAATCCTGAAGATTTAGGTGACATTATCAATAGAATTGATGCTGAATTGAATGGGTTGTTTTAA
- a CDS encoding GLPGLI family protein, whose protein sequence is MKKLFFYMTLMLVSVQIQAQKDFQGMAVYESKTQMLKFEGMRGNRDITPEMQKSMEERMKKMLEKTFILNFDKSASIYKEEEKLEAPGQQGGFRVMFGSLTGGGGTFYKDVKTKSYTVDKEFMGKEFLVVDSLPKLNWKLEQETKQIGGYNCFKATVVKPASKTDFRNFRPKNNDDSKKEETKKTSGETKTNFTDNFEIPKEIVVTAWYTPEIPVNQGPENYWGLPGLILEINDGTTTILCSKIVLNAKEKVEIKPSKKGKVISQKEYDETVVKKMEEFREMNRGRAGGPPPPMGR, encoded by the coding sequence ATGAAGAAATTATTTTTTTACATGACACTGATGCTTGTTTCTGTACAAATTCAGGCTCAAAAAGATTTTCAAGGAATGGCTGTTTATGAGTCAAAAACGCAAATGCTAAAGTTTGAAGGAATGCGCGGAAACAGAGATATTACGCCAGAAATGCAAAAAAGCATGGAAGAGCGTATGAAAAAGATGCTTGAAAAAACCTTTATTTTAAACTTCGATAAATCGGCATCAATCTATAAAGAAGAAGAAAAATTAGAAGCGCCAGGACAGCAAGGCGGTTTTCGTGTAATGTTTGGTTCGCTAACAGGCGGTGGCGGAACTTTCTATAAAGACGTAAAGACAAAATCGTATACAGTTGATAAAGAATTTATGGGCAAGGAATTTCTTGTGGTAGATTCTCTTCCAAAATTGAACTGGAAATTAGAACAAGAAACAAAACAAATTGGTGGTTATAACTGTTTCAAAGCTACAGTTGTAAAACCGGCTAGTAAGACCGATTTTAGAAACTTCAGACCTAAAAACAACGACGATTCTAAAAAAGAGGAAACTAAAAAGACTTCTGGAGAAACAAAAACCAACTTTACGGATAACTTCGAAATTCCAAAAGAAATTGTGGTAACTGCTTGGTATACACCAGAAATTCCGGTGAATCAAGGGCCAGAAAATTATTGGGGACTTCCTGGTTTAATTTTAGAAATCAACGATGGAACTACTACAATTTTATGTTCGAAAATTGTTCTAAATGCCAAAGAAAAAGTAGAAATAAAGCCATCTAAAAAAGGAAAAGTAATTTCTCAGAAAGAATACGATGAAACGGTAGTAAAAAAAATGGAGGAATTTAGAGAAATGAATCGTGGTCGCGCGGGCGGACCGCCACCTCCGATGGGAAGATAA
- a CDS encoding M28 family metallopeptidase yields the protein MKNKMILVLLASGALTFAQAVKKPLVSAITDKDLRTDMYQMAGDHFNGREAGTLDELKVSMWLANKAKEAGMAPAGDDGTYFQFFDLYRHQVTPNSKFKIGQKEYKLWKDVLVAETTNIKVEGSLVYLGAATKEEIEKVDIKGKAVVLLASKEGIADDISLFDRRYPGLVRNKYYDLVVKKGAVALIMVADELAEESWSQVEPQMTRGIYGIEGFRDKIGATMPVFWVHGNQLEYLKSTKDVLSAEVVSETYKYPSVNVVGTIAGTDAKLKNEYVLFSGHQDHDGVRQKYGQDSIYNGADDNASTCVAMLAIARAYKKQPGKRTALFVFHGSEERGLLGSRWYASHPTVPEKDIIAVLNGDMIGRNNVNQAALLGSSSPHENSSDLVAVAKRANDEGPKFDLDKLWDRPEHPEYFYFRSDHLPYARKGIPSVFYTSVLHSQYHTPMDESENIDFVKLHKMTEWIYRTGWILSNDANRPKTLPNVQLER from the coding sequence ATGAAAAACAAAATGATTCTGGTTTTACTTGCATCTGGAGCATTGACTTTTGCACAAGCAGTTAAAAAACCATTAGTTTCTGCCATAACAGATAAAGATCTTAGAACAGATATGTATCAAATGGCTGGTGACCATTTTAACGGTCGAGAAGCAGGAACTTTAGATGAACTAAAAGTTTCAATGTGGTTGGCAAATAAAGCTAAAGAAGCCGGAATGGCTCCAGCGGGTGATGATGGAACTTATTTCCAGTTTTTTGATTTGTATAGACATCAAGTTACGCCAAATTCAAAATTCAAAATTGGACAAAAAGAATACAAATTATGGAAAGATGTTTTGGTTGCAGAAACGACTAATATAAAAGTAGAAGGCTCATTAGTGTATTTGGGCGCGGCAACTAAAGAAGAAATTGAAAAAGTCGATATAAAAGGAAAAGCAGTTGTTTTACTGGCATCAAAAGAAGGAATTGCAGATGATATTTCGCTATTTGATAGACGCTATCCAGGTTTGGTAAGAAATAAATATTATGATCTTGTTGTTAAAAAAGGTGCTGTGGCACTTATTATGGTTGCAGATGAATTGGCAGAAGAAAGCTGGTCTCAAGTAGAACCACAAATGACAAGAGGAATTTATGGAATTGAAGGATTTCGTGATAAAATTGGTGCAACAATGCCTGTTTTTTGGGTACACGGAAATCAGCTAGAATATTTAAAATCGACAAAAGATGTTTTATCGGCAGAAGTAGTTTCTGAAACTTATAAATATCCTTCGGTAAATGTTGTCGGAACAATTGCAGGAACTGATGCAAAATTAAAAAATGAATACGTTCTTTTCAGCGGGCACCAAGATCATGATGGAGTGCGTCAAAAATACGGACAAGATTCTATCTATAATGGAGCAGACGATAACGCTAGTACATGTGTTGCTATGTTAGCTATTGCAAGGGCTTATAAAAAACAGCCTGGAAAAAGAACAGCGTTGTTTGTGTTTCACGGTTCAGAAGAACGTGGTTTGTTAGGTTCAAGATGGTATGCATCGCATCCGACTGTTCCTGAAAAAGATATCATAGCGGTTTTAAATGGCGATATGATTGGAAGAAACAATGTAAATCAGGCGGCTTTGCTAGGTTCGAGTTCACCACACGAAAATTCATCTGATTTAGTGGCAGTTGCCAAAAGAGCAAATGACGAAGGTCCGAAATTTGATTTGGATAAACTTTGGGACAGACCAGAACATCCAGAATATTTTTACTTCCGTTCTGATCATTTGCCTTATGCAAGAAAAGGAATTCCTTCTGTTTTTTACACTAGTGTTTTACACAGTCAATATCATACTCCAATGGATGAATCTGAAAATATTGATTTCGTGAAAC